In one window of Agrobacterium larrymoorei DNA:
- a CDS encoding multidrug effflux MFS transporter encodes MSVRRTAMLGAMLTALGPISMAIYTPAMPELVRAFATTESAIKMSLTLYFGGFAMAQLLAGAVSDGFGRRKATIFFLLIYLIGGALAAFAPNVEILLAARLVQGIGASVGVTVARAVVRDQFTGAQASGILNLIGIMLAVGPAAGPTIGGLSLLAFGWQSVFVLMLGFGLASLTTIFLLLRETTTADPTRLLPARLLSAYCELLSSLRFLLSAFVLAGTVGALFAQSTMLPFILINEVGLTPTAFGVGMLMQSGFYFLGSIALRLIVKRIGERHATLLGLFLCATGAVLIFVSVHFIAPTFLSIMGPVAVATFGLALITPYIITIGMAPFPHIAGSASAMMGFIQMSAGFAGGVAASIIGSPLTSFGIVIPGMELAAVLSYFILVALSRRQT; translated from the coding sequence ATGTCCGTCAGGCGAACGGCGATGCTGGGCGCAATGCTGACCGCACTCGGTCCGATCTCCATGGCGATCTACACGCCCGCTATGCCGGAACTCGTCCGCGCCTTCGCGACCACCGAAAGCGCCATCAAGATGAGCCTCACGCTGTACTTTGGCGGCTTTGCCATGGCGCAATTGCTGGCGGGCGCGGTTTCCGATGGCTTTGGCCGCCGCAAGGCGACCATCTTTTTCCTGCTGATCTATCTCATCGGCGGCGCGCTGGCCGCTTTTGCACCGAATGTCGAAATCCTGCTGGCAGCACGGCTCGTGCAGGGCATCGGGGCATCCGTTGGTGTGACGGTCGCGCGTGCTGTGGTTCGCGATCAGTTTACCGGCGCACAGGCATCCGGAATTCTCAACCTCATCGGCATCATGCTGGCCGTAGGCCCAGCCGCAGGGCCGACGATTGGCGGCCTGTCGCTTCTCGCATTCGGCTGGCAATCGGTGTTCGTGCTGATGCTGGGCTTCGGGCTTGCAAGCCTGACGACCATCTTCCTGCTGCTTCGCGAAACCACGACTGCCGATCCGACGCGTCTTTTGCCAGCGCGCTTGCTCAGCGCCTATTGCGAGCTTCTGTCGTCGCTGCGATTTCTTCTCTCAGCCTTCGTGCTTGCCGGAACTGTAGGTGCGCTCTTTGCGCAATCCACCATGCTGCCCTTCATCCTCATCAACGAAGTCGGTCTCACGCCGACGGCCTTCGGCGTGGGCATGCTAATGCAATCCGGCTTCTACTTCCTCGGTTCGATTGCCTTGCGATTGATCGTCAAACGGATCGGAGAGCGCCATGCCACACTGCTCGGTCTTTTCCTGTGTGCGACCGGGGCCGTTCTGATCTTCGTCTCCGTCCACTTTATCGCGCCGACATTCCTGTCGATCATGGGTCCGGTGGCCGTGGCAACCTTCGGGCTGGCTCTGATCACGCCTTACATCATCACCATCGGCATGGCGCCCTTCCCACATATCGCGGGCTCGGCATCTGCCATGATGGGCTTTATTCAGATGAGCGCAGGTTTTGCAGGTGGCGTCGCTGCATCCATCATCGGCTCGCCGCTGACGAGCTTCGGCATCGTCATTCCTGGGATGGAACTGGCTGCTGTGCTCAGCTACTTCATTCTCGTCGCGCTTTCCCGACGGCAGACATGA
- a CDS encoding MarR family winged helix-turn-helix transcriptional regulator → MSNHPEREPLAFLLNSSARFLNSVFERRIANAGLGLTPGEARALLTVASIDGRKQADIAARIGLEPMTVCTYLDKLESLDLVERRPNPDDRRSKCIYLTQSSSDLLAAVRREVDGLIEQATSGFTEDDLERFHDLLTVVQKNLQAAVLDKTKPEA, encoded by the coding sequence ATGAGCAATCACCCCGAAAGAGAGCCGCTGGCATTTCTGCTGAACAGCAGCGCCCGTTTTCTCAACAGCGTCTTCGAGCGTCGTATTGCCAATGCGGGTCTGGGATTGACCCCCGGTGAAGCCCGCGCCCTGTTGACAGTCGCATCCATCGATGGCCGCAAGCAGGCGGATATCGCCGCCCGCATAGGGCTGGAGCCGATGACCGTCTGCACCTATCTCGACAAGCTGGAATCCCTTGATCTGGTGGAGCGCCGCCCCAACCCTGACGACCGTCGCTCGAAATGCATCTATCTCACGCAAAGCTCGTCCGATTTGCTTGCGGCAGTGCGCAGGGAGGTCGATGGCCTGATCGAGCAGGCAACGAGCGGCTTTACTGAAGACGATCTCGAGCGCTTCCATGATCTTCTGACGGTCGTGCAAAAAAACCTGCAAGCCGCAGTGCTCGACAAGACCAAGCCAGAGGCGTGA
- a CDS encoding M3 family metallopeptidase, with protein MTSTIAHYSALTDWNGKNGLPRFEAVRDEDFSGAFDAALAAHDAEIDAIAGNSEAPSFANTVVALEIAGDELSRVSALFWNKAGAHTNPQIQALEREIAPKMSRHYSRIGMNEALFKRIDTLWEARQTLGLSHEELRVLERHWKGFVRAGAKLPKESQERLASINEELAGFGAKFGQNVLADEKNWKLLLSPEDELAGIPGFLRDAMAGAAKEHGEDGKFAVTLSRSIIEPFLTFSEHRDLREQAFKAWVARGENGGETDNREIVKKTLALREEKAKLLGYQSFAAYKLDDTMAKMPDAVNGLLGQVWEKAVARAGEEEAELAAVIADEGKNHDVMPWDWRHYAEKLRAKKFNFSEAELKPYLQLEKIIEACFDVATRLFGIHAVELKGAAAYHPDVRTFEIRDDNGDLKAMFLGDYFARPSKRSGAWMSSFQSQHKLPLKNGAVGELPIIYNVCNFAKPAAGKPALLSLDDACTLFHEFGHALHGMLSNVTYPSVSGTGVSRDFVELPSQLYEHWLTVPEILEKYALHYETGEPMPKALLDKVLAAQTFNAGFNTVEFTSSALVDMAFHTRGTVDDPMAVQSEVLASLNMPKSIVMRHATPHFQHVFSGDGYSAGYYSYMWSEVLDADAFEAFEETGNPFDPATARKLLDNVYSVGGSVDPEETYKAFRGKMPSPDAMLKKRGLVAA; from the coding sequence ATGACATCGACAATCGCGCACTATTCCGCTCTGACAGACTGGAACGGGAAAAACGGCCTGCCGCGTTTCGAAGCGGTCAGGGATGAGGATTTTTCCGGTGCTTTCGATGCTGCTCTTGCTGCTCACGATGCAGAGATCGATGCTATTGCTGGCAACAGCGAGGCGCCGAGCTTTGCCAATACGGTCGTGGCGCTGGAAATCGCGGGCGATGAATTGTCGCGCGTTTCGGCGCTGTTCTGGAATAAGGCCGGTGCCCATACAAACCCGCAAATTCAGGCGCTGGAGCGTGAAATAGCCCCGAAAATGTCGCGGCATTATTCCCGTATCGGCATGAACGAAGCGCTGTTCAAGCGCATCGACACGCTTTGGGAGGCGCGACAGACGCTTGGTCTTTCCCATGAAGAACTGCGCGTTTTGGAGCGTCACTGGAAGGGCTTCGTCCGTGCGGGCGCCAAGCTGCCGAAGGAGAGCCAGGAACGCTTGGCGTCGATCAACGAGGAACTGGCAGGCTTCGGCGCGAAATTCGGACAGAACGTGCTTGCCGATGAAAAGAACTGGAAGCTGCTTTTGTCTCCCGAGGATGAGCTTGCCGGAATTCCCGGTTTTCTGCGCGATGCCATGGCAGGTGCGGCGAAAGAGCATGGCGAGGATGGCAAATTCGCGGTGACGCTGTCGCGTTCGATCATCGAACCTTTCCTGACATTCTCCGAGCATCGTGACCTGCGTGAGCAGGCTTTCAAGGCCTGGGTGGCCCGTGGCGAAAATGGTGGCGAGACCGATAACCGCGAGATCGTAAAGAAGACGCTGGCGCTACGCGAAGAGAAGGCCAAGCTTCTCGGCTACCAAAGCTTCGCCGCCTACAAGCTGGATGACACGATGGCGAAGATGCCGGATGCGGTGAACGGGCTTCTGGGTCAGGTTTGGGAAAAGGCCGTCGCCCGTGCGGGCGAGGAAGAGGCCGAGCTTGCTGCCGTCATTGCCGATGAAGGCAAGAACCATGATGTCATGCCGTGGGACTGGCGGCACTATGCCGAAAAGCTGCGTGCAAAGAAGTTCAATTTTTCCGAAGCCGAACTGAAGCCCTATCTTCAGCTGGAAAAGATCATCGAAGCCTGCTTCGACGTGGCGACGCGCCTCTTCGGCATCCACGCCGTCGAATTGAAGGGGGCTGCTGCTTACCACCCGGACGTTCGCACATTCGAAATTCGGGACGACAATGGTGATCTGAAAGCCATGTTCCTGGGCGATTATTTCGCCAGGCCTTCCAAGCGCTCCGGCGCGTGGATGAGTTCGTTCCAGTCGCAGCACAAGCTGCCGCTGAAGAATGGCGCGGTCGGCGAGTTGCCGATCATCTACAATGTCTGCAATTTCGCAAAACCAGCCGCAGGAAAACCTGCGCTGCTGTCGCTGGACGATGCGTGCACGTTGTTCCACGAATTCGGCCATGCGCTTCATGGCATGCTGTCCAATGTCACCTATCCGTCCGTCTCGGGCACGGGCGTTTCGCGCGATTTCGTGGAGCTCCCATCGCAGCTTTACGAACATTGGCTGACAGTGCCGGAAATCCTGGAGAAATACGCGCTTCACTACGAAACCGGTGAGCCGATGCCGAAGGCGCTGCTGGACAAGGTGCTGGCTGCTCAGACTTTCAATGCCGGTTTCAATACGGTGGAATTCACCTCCTCGGCTTTGGTCGATATGGCGTTCCACACGCGCGGAACGGTAGATGATCCGATGGCCGTTCAAAGCGAGGTTCTGGCGTCGTTGAACATGCCGAAATCCATCGTCATGCGCCATGCAACGCCGCACTTCCAGCACGTCTTCTCGGGCGACGGATATTCGGCGGGCTACTATTCCTATATGTGGTCGGAAGTGCTGGATGCGGATGCGTTCGAAGCGTTCGAGGAAACCGGCAATCCCTTCGATCCTGCAACGGCACGCAAGCTTCTCGATAATGTCTATTCCGTTGGCGGCTCGGTCGATCCGGAAGAGACATACAAGGCGTTCCGGGGCAAGATGCCGAGCCCGGATGCCATGTTGAAGAAACGCGGGCTGGTTGCCGCTTAA
- the typA gene encoding translational GTPase TypA: MALRNIAIIAHVDHGKTTLVDELLKQSGSFRENQRVAERVMDSNDLEKERGITILAKATSVEWKGVRINIVDTPGHADFGGEVERILSMVDGAIVLVDSSEGPMPQTKFVVSKALKVGLKPIVAINKIDRPDGRHEEVINEVFDLFANLDATDEQLDFPILYGSGRDGWMNVNPEGPKDEGLAPLLDLVLKHVPEPTVEEGPFRLIGTILEANNFLGRIITGRIASGSIKPNQAVKVLGQDGKTIETGRISKILAFRGIERTAIEEAHAGDIVAIAGLSKGTVADTFCDPSVNEPMKAQPIDPPTVTMSFIVNDSPLAGTEGDKVTSRVIRDRLFKEAEGNVALKIEEAEGKDSFFVSGRGELQLAVLIETMRREGFELAVSRPRVVMHKDESGQTMEPIEEVVIDVDEEHSGVVVQKMSERKAEMTELRPSGGNRVRLKFLAPTRGLIGYQSELLTDTRGTAIMNRLFHDYQPYKGAIGGRVNGVLLSNGMGEAVAYAMFNLEDRGPMIIEPGEKVYAGMIIGIHSRDNDLEVNVLKGKQLTNIRAAGKDEAVKLTPPIRMTLDRALSWIQDDELMEVTPKSIRLRKMFLDANDRKRFEKAKLAV; this comes from the coding sequence ATGGCACTTCGCAACATCGCGATTATCGCGCACGTTGACCATGGCAAAACGACGCTCGTTGACGAGCTTCTGAAGCAGTCCGGTTCGTTCCGCGAAAACCAGCGCGTTGCAGAGCGCGTCATGGATTCGAACGACCTCGAAAAAGAACGCGGCATCACCATTCTCGCCAAAGCGACCTCGGTCGAGTGGAAGGGTGTTCGCATCAACATCGTCGACACCCCCGGCCACGCCGACTTCGGTGGTGAAGTCGAACGTATCCTGTCGATGGTGGATGGCGCGATCGTTCTGGTCGACTCGTCCGAAGGCCCGATGCCGCAGACCAAGTTCGTGGTTTCCAAGGCGCTCAAGGTCGGCCTCAAGCCAATCGTTGCGATCAACAAGATCGACCGTCCCGATGGCCGCCATGAGGAAGTCATCAACGAAGTGTTCGACCTCTTCGCGAACCTCGATGCAACCGACGAGCAGCTCGACTTCCCGATCCTTTACGGTTCCGGTCGCGATGGCTGGATGAACGTCAACCCGGAAGGCCCGAAGGACGAAGGTCTGGCGCCGCTGCTCGATCTGGTTCTCAAGCACGTTCCTGAGCCAACTGTCGAAGAAGGCCCGTTCCGTCTTATCGGTACCATTCTGGAAGCCAACAACTTCCTCGGTCGTATCATCACTGGTCGTATCGCTTCCGGCTCCATCAAGCCGAACCAGGCCGTCAAGGTTCTCGGTCAGGACGGCAAGACCATCGAAACCGGTCGTATTTCCAAGATCCTCGCTTTCCGCGGTATCGAGCGTACAGCAATCGAAGAAGCCCATGCGGGCGACATCGTGGCCATTGCCGGTCTCTCCAAGGGCACGGTTGCCGACACGTTCTGCGATCCTTCGGTCAACGAGCCGATGAAGGCACAGCCTATCGATCCGCCGACCGTCACCATGTCCTTCATCGTCAATGACAGCCCGCTGGCTGGCACCGAAGGCGACAAGGTTACATCGCGCGTCATTCGTGACCGCCTGTTCAAGGAAGCCGAAGGCAACGTTGCGCTGAAGATCGAAGAAGCCGAAGGCAAGGATTCGTTCTTCGTTTCCGGTCGCGGCGAATTGCAGCTGGCCGTTCTGATCGAAACCATGCGTCGTGAAGGCTTCGAGCTTGCCGTTTCGCGTCCGCGCGTCGTCATGCACAAGGACGAAAGCGGCCAGACGATGGAGCCGATCGAAGAAGTTGTCATCGACGTCGATGAAGAGCATTCCGGTGTCGTCGTTCAGAAGATGTCCGAGCGCAAGGCTGAAATGACCGAGCTTCGTCCTTCCGGTGGCAATCGCGTTCGCCTGAAGTTCCTCGCTCCGACCCGTGGTCTGATCGGTTACCAGTCCGAACTTCTGACCGACACGCGCGGCACGGCGATCATGAACCGCCTGTTCCACGACTACCAGCCTTACAAGGGCGCCATCGGCGGTCGCGTCAACGGTGTTCTCCTGTCCAACGGCATGGGCGAAGCGGTTGCTTACGCCATGTTCAACCTCGAAGATCGCGGCCCGATGATCATCGAGCCGGGCGAAAAGGTTTATGCCGGTATGATCATCGGCATTCACTCGCGCGACAACGATCTGGAAGTGAACGTGTTGAAGGGCAAGCAGCTCACCAACATCCGCGCTGCCGGTAAGGACGAAGCCGTCAAGCTGACGCCGCCGATCCGCATGACGCTTGACCGCGCTCTTTCCTGGATCCAGGACGATGAGCTGATGGAAGTCACGCCGAAGTCGATCCGTCTTCGCAAGATGTTCCTCGATGCGAACGACCGCAAGCGCTTCGAAAAGGCAAAGCTGGCCGTCTGA
- a CDS encoding GNAT family N-acetyltransferase gives MKTLFIDIRRAEANDAAAIAQVHRLSWEQAYAGLIPHKPLWQMLDRRGEDWWRRAARGSATMLVVEVASVVAGYTTLGLNRARGLPYDGEVYELYLRPEYQGIGLGSVLFKEARRLLKSLGCNGVVAWCLEDSDVANRFFRSHGGKDIAEGMEDFADTQLRKIGFAWR, from the coding sequence ATGAAAACGTTATTCATCGATATTCGCCGCGCCGAGGCGAATGATGCCGCTGCCATTGCGCAGGTGCACAGGCTTTCCTGGGAGCAGGCCTATGCGGGCCTTATCCCGCACAAGCCGCTCTGGCAGATGCTGGATCGCCGCGGTGAGGACTGGTGGAGACGTGCCGCGAGAGGTTCCGCCACCATGCTGGTGGTGGAGGTTGCAAGCGTGGTTGCCGGTTATACGACGCTTGGCCTGAACCGTGCGCGCGGGCTGCCCTATGATGGTGAAGTCTACGAACTTTATCTGCGCCCGGAATATCAGGGCATCGGCCTTGGCTCGGTTCTCTTCAAGGAGGCGCGCCGTCTTTTGAAGTCGCTCGGCTGCAACGGCGTCGTCGCGTGGTGCCTTGAAGATAGCGATGTTGCCAATCGTTTCTTCCGCTCGCATGGCGGCAAGGATATCGCCGAAGGCATGGAAGATTTTGCAGACACGCAGTTGCGCAAGATCGGTTTTGCCTGGCGTTGA
- the ppa gene encoding inorganic diphosphatase translates to MRIDAISVGKNPPDDVNVIVEVPVGGHPIKYEMDKDAGALVVDRFLYTPMTYPGNYGFVPHTLSDDGDPIDVLICNTRPLVPGCVINVRPIGVMIMEDDGGKDEKILAVPVPKLTRRYDKVVNYTDLPEITLKQIEHFFEHYKDLEPGKWVKMGGWQDVDVAKKLIVEAIERYKAQG, encoded by the coding sequence ATGCGTATTGATGCAATCTCCGTCGGCAAGAACCCGCCCGATGACGTCAATGTGATCGTTGAAGTGCCGGTCGGCGGTCATCCGATCAAGTACGAGATGGACAAGGATGCAGGCGCTCTGGTCGTAGACCGCTTCCTCTACACCCCAATGACCTATCCGGGTAACTACGGCTTCGTGCCGCACACCCTGTCGGACGATGGCGATCCAATCGACGTTCTGATCTGCAACACGCGCCCTCTGGTGCCAGGCTGCGTCATCAATGTTCGCCCAATCGGCGTGATGATCATGGAAGACGATGGCGGCAAGGACGAGAAGATCCTCGCGGTTCCGGTTCCCAAGCTGACGCGCCGTTACGACAAGGTCGTAAACTACACCGACCTGCCGGAAATCACGCTCAAGCAGATCGAGCACTTCTTCGAGCACTACAAGGATCTGGAGCCCGGCAAGTGGGTGAAGATGGGCGGCTGGCAGGATGTCGACGTTGCCAAGAAGCTGATCGTCGAAGCCATCGAGCGTTACAAGGCGCAGGGCTGA
- a CDS encoding DUF167 domain-containing protein — translation MSQGEAWQQFGDHLRLSVRLTPSGGRDSIDGLEQDADGQTFVKARVTAVPENGKANKALVALLSKSLKRPKSSITFISGETSRKKILRLDGEPEDLIISLQKLLSL, via the coding sequence TTGAGCCAAGGCGAAGCCTGGCAACAATTCGGCGACCATCTTCGCCTCAGCGTTCGTCTGACACCGTCCGGCGGACGCGATTCTATCGATGGGCTGGAACAGGATGCCGATGGCCAGACCTTTGTGAAAGCAAGGGTGACGGCAGTGCCCGAAAACGGCAAGGCCAATAAGGCACTCGTCGCCCTGCTCTCCAAGTCGCTGAAGCGACCGAAATCCTCAATAACCTTCATTTCCGGCGAGACATCGCGCAAAAAAATCCTCCGGCTCGATGGCGAACCGGAGGACTTGATAATCAGTCTGCAAAAGCTGCTTAGTCTTTGA
- a CDS encoding YggT family protein: MLALFQTIDLALNLYTWVLIASAIFSWLYAFNVINSSNQFVNAIGSFLYNVTEPALRPIRRILPNLGGIDISPIILLLIIFFIRSLMWNTIYPMVA; this comes from the coding sequence ATGCTTGCCCTGTTTCAGACCATCGATTTGGCCTTGAATCTTTATACCTGGGTGCTGATTGCCAGCGCTATCTTCTCCTGGCTTTACGCGTTCAATGTCATCAACTCGTCCAACCAGTTCGTGAACGCGATTGGCAGTTTCCTGTATAATGTCACGGAACCGGCTCTTCGCCCGATCCGCCGCATTTTGCCAAACCTCGGCGGCATCGACATTTCGCCCATCATCCTGCTGCTGATCATCTTCTTCATCCGCTCGCTGATGTGGAACACCATCTATCCGATGGTCGCTTGA
- a CDS encoding FliM/FliN family flagellar motor switch protein, protein MMDSKDDAHVPAWPAFGAAFSQPYSVSVAKDALTSKSRAVHEHLADWSEPHRSTSRALIGVQRDSGKSFDEIPLTMEVVIGQAQVPVSALMSLTPDQVILLNKRFGDPVEVRVNGQTIGRGEIVSDHHDNIIGVKLIEVIRA, encoded by the coding sequence ATGATGGATTCCAAAGACGATGCCCATGTGCCAGCGTGGCCCGCTTTCGGTGCTGCTTTCAGCCAGCCTTACAGCGTCTCCGTGGCGAAGGATGCATTGACGTCCAAATCGCGAGCCGTGCATGAGCATCTGGCCGATTGGAGCGAGCCTCACCGCTCGACAAGCCGGGCATTGATCGGCGTGCAGCGTGACAGTGGCAAAAGTTTCGATGAAATTCCGCTGACGATGGAAGTCGTCATCGGGCAGGCGCAGGTGCCGGTGTCCGCCCTCATGTCGCTCACGCCGGATCAGGTCATTCTGCTCAACAAGCGGTTTGGCGATCCGGTCGAGGTTCGTGTGAATGGTCAGACCATCGGCAGGGGAGAGATCGTTTCGGATCACCATGACAATATCATCGGTGTGAAGCTCATCGAGGTGATCCGCGCCTGA
- a CDS encoding MFS transporter codes for MSLISAENRFGAFSHPAYRRFFSARFFSAFAVQIVSVSVGWQMYEVTGNAFYLGLIGLFQFLPSLLLILVTGTVADRHNRRMIMALCLLVACACAGALLGLTLAHAFTPSLVFLILIVFGIERAFMGPAVQSLAPNLVPESDLPNAIAWNSSSWQLASILGPVAGGLLYGASPIISYSVALSLFALSAILAFMIKKPEQRTPPRAVTLESMLAGFRFISHEKVVLGAISLDLFAVLLGGAVALMPIFAKEVLTLGPWGLGLLRAAPGIGAIAVAIFLAFNPIRHHAGIMMFSGVALFGAATVVFGLSATPWISIAALVVMGAADMVSVYVRETLIALWTPDEVRGRVNAVNMVFVGASNELGEFRAGSMASVFGAVHSVVIGGIGTLMVAAIWATRFPKLRKIDNLEAPDHI; via the coding sequence ATGTCCCTCATCTCAGCGGAGAACCGCTTCGGCGCGTTTAGCCATCCCGCTTACCGGCGATTTTTCTCCGCGCGCTTCTTCTCGGCTTTCGCGGTACAGATCGTCAGCGTCTCGGTCGGCTGGCAGATGTATGAGGTGACGGGAAACGCTTTCTATCTCGGGCTGATCGGCCTGTTCCAGTTTCTCCCGTCGCTGCTCCTCATTCTCGTTACCGGAACGGTTGCGGACCGGCATAATCGCCGCATGATCATGGCGCTTTGCCTGCTTGTCGCCTGTGCCTGTGCGGGGGCGTTGCTGGGGCTGACATTGGCGCATGCGTTCACGCCGTCGCTCGTCTTTCTCATTCTTATCGTGTTCGGCATAGAGCGCGCTTTCATGGGGCCAGCGGTGCAGTCGCTTGCGCCGAACCTTGTGCCGGAAAGCGATCTCCCCAATGCCATCGCCTGGAACTCTTCCTCCTGGCAACTCGCCTCCATTCTCGGACCTGTTGCCGGTGGTCTGCTCTATGGTGCAAGTCCGATCATCTCCTACTCGGTGGCGCTTTCCCTCTTTGCGCTGTCGGCCATTCTCGCTTTCATGATCAAGAAGCCGGAGCAGCGCACGCCGCCGCGGGCCGTGACGCTGGAAAGCATGCTTGCCGGTTTCCGCTTCATTTCTCATGAAAAAGTGGTGCTGGGTGCGATCTCGCTCGATCTCTTCGCTGTTCTTCTCGGCGGCGCGGTTGCGCTGATGCCGATCTTCGCCAAGGAGGTGCTGACGCTTGGACCCTGGGGGCTCGGCCTGCTTCGCGCGGCACCTGGCATCGGTGCGATAGCCGTTGCCATCTTTCTTGCCTTCAACCCCATCCGCCACCATGCGGGCATCATGATGTTTTCGGGGGTCGCCCTGTTCGGTGCAGCGACCGTCGTCTTCGGGCTTTCCGCCACGCCGTGGATTTCAATCGCAGCACTTGTGGTGATGGGAGCTGCGGATATGGTTTCGGTTTATGTTCGCGAGACGCTGATTGCGCTCTGGACGCCGGACGAGGTTCGCGGGCGGGTCAATGCGGTCAACATGGTCTTTGTCGGCGCCTCCAACGAATTGGGCGAATTCCGCGCAGGCAGCATGGCTTCTGTTTTCGGTGCGGTGCATTCGGTGGTCATCGGCGGCATAGGAACATTGATGGTAGCAGCCATCTGGGCGACACGCTTCCCGAAGTTGCGTAAAATCGACAATCTCGAAGCACCGGATCACATCTGA
- a CDS encoding glutamine amidotransferase, protein MLFDPSRQRGTQKSILIVLHQERSTPGRVGQMLVEKGYSLDIRRPALGDELPDTLASHDGAVIFGGPMSANDPDAFIKREIDWLKVPLKEDKPFLGICLGAQMLSKQLGGKVHAHKEGKVEIGWYPLQTTEKGRLLMKHWPHMVYHFHKEGFDLPRGAHLLASGETYPNQAFRYGDNAWGLQFHAELTRAMMQSWIVRGAERFGMPNAQVGSQHLEGRMMFDAALRNWLSHFLDLVFEPQHQAR, encoded by the coding sequence ATGTTGTTTGATCCGTCCCGTCAAAGGGGCACGCAGAAAAGCATATTGATCGTCCTCCATCAGGAACGCTCCACGCCCGGTCGGGTCGGGCAGATGCTGGTGGAGAAGGGCTATAGTCTCGATATCCGGCGACCAGCGCTCGGAGACGAGCTTCCCGACACGCTGGCATCGCATGATGGCGCCGTCATTTTCGGCGGCCCTATGAGTGCTAACGATCCCGATGCTTTTATCAAGCGGGAGATAGACTGGCTGAAAGTTCCGCTGAAGGAGGACAAGCCGTTTCTCGGCATCTGCCTCGGCGCGCAGATGCTATCGAAACAGCTGGGCGGCAAGGTGCATGCGCACAAGGAAGGCAAGGTCGAAATCGGCTGGTACCCGCTTCAGACGACCGAGAAAGGCCGCCTTCTGATGAAGCACTGGCCGCATATGGTCTATCATTTCCACAAGGAGGGTTTCGATCTTCCAAGGGGCGCACATCTGCTGGCCTCGGGAGAGACCTATCCAAACCAGGCGTTCCGCTATGGCGACAATGCCTGGGGTCTGCAATTTCATGCGGAACTGACAAGAGCCATGATGCAGAGCTGGATCGTGCGCGGGGCCGAGCGCTTCGGCATGCCCAACGCGCAGGTGGGAAGCCAGCATCTGGAAGGCCGCATGATGTTCGATGCGGCGCTGAGAAACTGGCTGTCGCATTTTCTCGATCTGGTCTTCGAACCACAACATCAGGCTCGATAG
- a CDS encoding TerB family tellurite resistance protein has translation MLERIQSFFQNLAHGSSSKEFQPDDLRVAIAALCFQVMEADGTVSKVERQRLRELLQEHYGLSSGKLDALMEAGLEAGKEAVDYYRFTTDIRRHLDEDQRIELIGILWDIVYADGERNEMEDHVIWRVADLLGVSVRDRVLQRQQAEGHKTIAGESENEKDVV, from the coding sequence ATGCTCGAACGTATCCAGTCATTCTTCCAGAACCTCGCGCATGGAAGCTCGTCCAAGGAATTTCAGCCGGACGATCTGCGCGTTGCCATTGCAGCCCTCTGTTTTCAGGTGATGGAAGCTGACGGAACCGTTTCTAAGGTCGAGCGGCAGCGCCTGCGTGAGCTTCTTCAGGAACATTACGGCTTAAGCTCCGGCAAGCTGGATGCGTTGATGGAGGCGGGCCTAGAGGCGGGCAAGGAGGCGGTGGACTACTACCGTTTCACCACCGATATTCGCCGCCATCTGGATGAAGATCAGCGTATCGAACTCATCGGCATTCTCTGGGATATCGTCTATGCGGATGGCGAACGCAACGAGATGGAAGACCATGTGATCTGGCGCGTTGCCGATCTGCTTGGCGTCTCCGTGCGGGACCGTGTCCTGCAACGGCAACAGGCGGAAGGTCACAAGACCATCGCCGGTGAAAGCGAAAACGAGAAAGATGTTGTTTGA